In the genome of Calothrix sp. PCC 6303, the window TTCGCCCTAAGACCAGTCCTATTCAAGCTTGCGCCATTAAAGCTGGTTCCATTCAAGTTTGCTCCATTAAAGCTCGTTCCATTAAAACTTGTTCCGTTTAGGATAAGACCATTTTCGTTGAGATTTTTCTCAGTGGCTCTGGTAGCAGGGCGATCGATCTGGATTGCTAAAACTGTAGCCAAGCAGAGTCCTGCTGTTAGTATGAGTTGAGATAGCTTATTGCTTTGAGTAAGTTGATTTAACATTGGTAATTCTCCTGTTTGTAACCTTTGCGGATTTGTAGAAGTTGAGTTTGTGGAAATCGATCGTGTAATTACTTGATTAAAATTTCATGGTTGGAGATCGCTAGTCGAGCATAGCGATCGTCTAAATCGTGAGCGTGTTTTCTTGTTGCATAGGAGAGCAGTTCCTGCGTCCAGGCTTCAAATAATGCGAAGACTTCATCAACAAGCAATAGGCAATGTGCTTGGGTTGCTTCATCCAGCGAAATTTCAGCAATCTCAAGGCGATC includes:
- a CDS encoding pentapeptide repeat-containing protein, whose translation is MLNQLTQSNKLSQLILTAGLCLATVLAIQIDRPATRATEKNLNENGLILNGTSFNGTSFNGANLNGTSFNGASLNRTGLRANGVHFKRFGLTSPTSVTATLNQKPIAKIHLEGGQLALKIKRSD